TGCCGATTCCACGATAGCATATCAGGGGTACGGTCGGGGGCTGGATTTGGAGATGGTGCGGCGTGTGATCGAGGTTGCGGTGGGGGACACCTGGCCGGATTTGACGCTTTTGTTGCGTGTGCCGCCGGAGGTAAGCGCGGAGCGGCTGCGGGCGCGTCAGGCCACGCTCCCGTTTGTGCGGGATCGGATGGAAGAGGCGGACGCGGCCTTTTTTGAGCGTGTGGCGCGCGGGTACGAGGCCATTGCGGCTGCGGATCCGAAGCGGGTTCGGGTGATTGATGCGAGCGGGTCGGTGGAGGAGGTGCGGGCGGCGATCTGGCGGGAAGTGGCTCCGTTGGTGGCGTTAACGGGCCGGTGACGGGGTTGCGGGGAGGGCGTGGAGCGGGAGGGTTTGGGCGGGGTTTGGGTGCCGGGTTGGATTCGGCCGGGTTCCGGAAACGGCGTGAACGGGCCTATAATTAACGTTAGCGTAAAAAGTCGCAGTTTCCCCTTGCAACCCCATATGTTGGGGCTAAAGTCGCAGCGTTACCCAACCGGTTGGGTAGCGCCCTGTGTGGGAGGCGCCACGGCAGGGTTTGGTTCTTGAAACAGTTTTTGGCAGATTTCCCCGCAGTTTGGCTCGGTCGGTCGGGCTTTTGCCGTCGAGCAGGCTGCGGGGTTGCCAACCCATCATCGAAACCTGACACCATGATCGAAGCACCGATTGTTCAGCAGGCCGAGGCGCGGCTGGGATCTTCCGGCGAGGATCGGGTGGTTACCGTCACGGGCACGGGTTCGGCGGAGCCGCCGATCCGGCAGCCGATGGAGTGGCCCCGGGTGTTTAGTGATCCGAAGGTGAAGCCGTTTGACCAGGTGGAGTGGGAACGGCGCACGGCGGAGATCACGGACGATTCGGGGAAGGTGATTTTCAAGCAGGAGAACGTGGAGGTGCCGAAGAGCTGGTCGCAGTTGGCGACCAAGGTCGTGGTGTCGAAGTATTTTTACGGGGAGATCGGCACCCCGGAGCGCGAGAGCTCGGTGCGGCAGTTGATCCACCGGGTGTGCCGTACGATTGCGGATTGGGGGATCAAGGACGGTTACTTTACACCCGAAAGCGGGGAGGTGTTTTACGATGAGCTGGTTTGGTTGTGTCTGAACCAGTACGGGGCGTTCAATTCGCCGGTCTGGTTCAACGTGGGGTTGTACCATCAGTACGGGATCGGGACCAGGTCGGCGCCGGGCAACTGGTACTATAATCCGCGGACGGGGCAGGCGGAGCGGGCGCGGACGCAGTATGAGTACCCCCAATGCAGCGCCTGCTTCATCCAGTCGGTGGAGGACAACATGGAGTCGATCATGCGGCTGGCCTATTCGGAGGCCATGCTGTTCAAGTTCGGCTCCGGCACGGGGACGGATCTTTCGCCCATTCGTTCGAGCAAGGAAAAGCTGAGCGGCGGGGGTCGGCCGAGCGGACCGCTGAGTTTTCTGAAGGTGTACGATCAGGTGGCCAACGTGGTGAAGAGCGGGGGCAAGACCCGCCGGGCCGCCAAGATGAACACCCTGTACGACTGGCACGGGGACATTGAGGAGTTCATCGAGGCCAAGGCAAAGGAGGAGAAGAAGGCCTGGGCGCTGATCGAGCAGGGTTATGACGGCAGCTACAACGGCGAGGCCTATGGGAGCGTGATGTATCAGAACGAGAACCTGTCGGTGCGTGCGACCGATGCGTTCATGGAGGCGGCGCTGGCGGGTCGGGAATGGTGGACGCGCGCGGTGACCACCGGCAAGCCGCTGGAGAAGAAGGACGCGGCGAAGTTGTTGTGGAAGATTGCCGAGGGCACGTGGATTTGCGGCGATCCCGGGATGCAGTTCGACGGTGCCATTCAGAAGTGGCACACCTGCAAGGGCACGGAACCGATCTACTCGACCAACCCGTGTTCGGAGTACGTGTTCATCAACAACACGGCGTGCAATCTGGCCTCGTTGAACCTGATGAAGTTCAAGCGTCCGGACGGGACGTTTGACGCGGAACGGTTCCAGGCGGCCGTGCGGGTGTTCATCACGGCGCAGGACATTATCGTGGACAATGCGAGTTATCCGACGCCGGAGATCGCGGTGAACTCTCACATTTTCCGGACGCTGGGGCTGGGGTACGCCAACCTGGGATCGCTGATCATGAGCTACGGGCTGCCCTACGACTCGGATGAGGCGCGGGCGCTGGCGGGGGCCATTACCGCAATCATGACCGGGACGGCCTACGAACAGTCGGCCCGTCTGGCGCAGGCGCTGGGGCCGTTCCCGGGTTTGCACGATGCGCGGTGTGCGCATGTGCCCAAGCCGCTCAAGCCCGACAACGTGGAGTCCATGTTCGAGGTCATCCAGCTGCACCGGGAGGCGGTGGAGCAGATCCAGCCCGGCCCCGAGTTTGCCCATCTGAAGGATGTGGCGCGGTCTTGCTGGGATCGGGCCCTGCAGCTGGGTCGGTGTTACGGGTACCGCAACGCGCAGGTGACGGTGCTGGCGCCGACCGGGACGATCTCGTTCATGATGGATTGTGACACGACGGGGATTGAACCGGACATTGCGCTGGTGAAGTACAAGCTGCTGGCCGGGGGCGGGATGTTGAAGATTGTGAACCGCACCGTGCCGGAGGCGTTGCGGCGGCTGGGGTACAGCCCGGAGGAGATCGATCGCATCGTGGCCCACATCGACAAGTACGACACGATCGAGGACGTGGAGGAAGACGGGCGGA
The Limisphaera ngatamarikiensis DNA segment above includes these coding regions:
- the tmk gene encoding dTMP kinase; protein product: MGVKGLFITFEGTEGSGKTTQVALLAQSLREWGRRVRVVREPGGTPIGEEIRHTLKHSHQNHAMAWETELLLMNASRAQLVREVIRPALAAGEIVLCDRFADSTIAYQGYGRGLDLEMVRRVIEVAVGDTWPDLTLLLRVPPEVSAERLRARQATLPFVRDRMEEADAAFFERVARGYEAIAAADPKRVRVIDASGSVEEVRAAIWREVAPLVALTGR
- a CDS encoding vitamin B12-dependent ribonucleotide reductase, with translation MEWPRVFSDPKVKPFDQVEWERRTAEITDDSGKVIFKQENVEVPKSWSQLATKVVVSKYFYGEIGTPERESSVRQLIHRVCRTIADWGIKDGYFTPESGEVFYDELVWLCLNQYGAFNSPVWFNVGLYHQYGIGTRSAPGNWYYNPRTGQAERARTQYEYPQCSACFIQSVEDNMESIMRLAYSEAMLFKFGSGTGTDLSPIRSSKEKLSGGGRPSGPLSFLKVYDQVANVVKSGGKTRRAAKMNTLYDWHGDIEEFIEAKAKEEKKAWALIEQGYDGSYNGEAYGSVMYQNENLSVRATDAFMEAALAGREWWTRAVTTGKPLEKKDAAKLLWKIAEGTWICGDPGMQFDGAIQKWHTCKGTEPIYSTNPCSEYVFINNTACNLASLNLMKFKRPDGTFDAERFQAAVRVFITAQDIIVDNASYPTPEIAVNSHIFRTLGLGYANLGSLIMSYGLPYDSDEARALAGAITAIMTGTAYEQSARLAQALGPFPGLHDARCAHVPKPLKPDNVESMFEVIQLHREAVEQIQPGPEFAHLKDVARSCWDRALQLGRCYGYRNAQVTVLAPTGTISFMMDCDTTGIEPDIALVKYKLLAGGGMLKIVNRTVPEALRRLGYSPEEIDRIVAHIDKYDTIEDVEEDGRIIRSGLKPEHLPVFDCAFKPARGKRAIHYMAHLKMMAATQPFISGAISKTVNMPHDSTIEEIRDAYVQAWKMGLKCVAIYRDGSKRSQPLNTRKSSDGSGQGEATLEALQKRIRELEAEVEQLRQQVGQPRRRRLPETRRAVTHKFEIAGHEGYLTVGLFEDGSPGELFITMAKEGSTIGGLMDAIGTLTSLALQYGVPLEALVKKFAHQRFEPSGFTRNPEIRNASSITDYVFRWMALQFLPGYREQQARSQQPELAIPGLMEELKKSVNRPVPELPRTADDTEVEPAPVTPTGGSARPESAAPPRSLSDTVAHFQLDAPTCPNCGHVTVRNGACYKCLNCGESLGCS